A region of the Candidatus Neomarinimicrobiota bacterium genome:
CACCCAGTGCGGGCCGCATCGCGCGGGAACAATATAGTGCGTCGAAATCAACCTGCGCAAGTGCGGAGGGACAGCCCCCTGGACCGCCGCACCCCTGTGTCACCCGCCTGTCGCCCACGAAACTCCAATCGTTAGGCCGTCTGCACGAATCAGTAAATATTTTAGGCTAAATCACAACCTTACTTAAAATATTCTTGCCATGGCCGATATGGGAATGGTACACTTGAGGCGCCCATGCTGGACCATATCGACAAACAGATCATCGAAAACCTTCAAGCCGACGGCCGTCAAACCACCAGCGACCTGGCACAGCAGGTGGGGCTGTCAGTCCCGGCGGTGGCCGAGCGCATCAAAAAGCTGCAGGAGGGGGGTATCATCCAGGGCTTCCACGCCACGGTCGATCCCAAGCGGATCGGCATGGATGTGGGCGCCTACATCATCCTCATCAGCGAGAGCTCGGCCCACTACCGGGAGGTCATCGAGTCCGCACGGGCGCACCCCGACGTACTGTCCTGCATGAGTATCACCGGCGGCGGGTCCCACCTGCTGCTGGTGCGCACGGAGAACACCGCCACGCTGGAGACGCTATTGGGACAGATTCAGGCCTGGCCCGGCGTCAGCCGCACCGAGACCCGCATCATCCTGTCTCACTACAAGCGGAACGGGGTGGTTCGGGTGCCTGCAGCCCACATCAAGGAT
Encoded here:
- a CDS encoding Lrp/AsnC family transcriptional regulator, which translates into the protein MLDHIDKQIIENLQADGRQTTSDLAQQVGLSVPAVAERIKKLQEGGIIQGFHATVDPKRIGMDVGAYIILISESSAHYREVIESARAHPDVLSCMSITGGGSHLLLVRTENTATLETLLGQIQAWPGVSRTETRIILSHYKRNGVVRVPAAHIKDHPANR